The following are from one region of the Lytechinus pictus isolate F3 Inbred chromosome 4, Lp3.0, whole genome shotgun sequence genome:
- the LOC135153973 gene encoding uncharacterized protein LOC135153973 — MSLLLLIILMSPAAQGLHRAEFLIQPYRVTVKEGRPAIFVCSVKARSPFESASVTWSDNYKTYQNLDASILISEELNSTVVTSNLQLLDTNRHSRKYFKCTVSIRFADGEDVSLTSPLVGVNVQYFLEETDMECKRFPDPESFYRENERITIECQGPNTNPPITLKWMLCSHLKSSVTTLLGAQDSTRNADETLIRNTLRAKPQLHDREICCIATSSAFEGEHVNCSLAPFKVIHAPRVKVTTDRDSLTPPIISETRLRCRANSFPEVSAMSWSCDPPDAFESCESSSPYLDASLTMPYLEGTDANVTVTCSAMNIVGSDENTVTIDVSYVDLSSLKTCQENEKSPNSSLTANGEVIVKELEEVLENDKEKGQSVNNDTIINNRLVVERQWRSTSDVFHCSFQNRNYHIVPRVSRIIWFVNGSRVQYHDHNAKDPLDWQLVLPRRSIENTERDMHVVACELRSLEENYIASCMFDYFTRVNTDTPTITTTTTTTPITAHKMLQTSSVTDVENIPEKRTPTTTNFILTNSSIAAGHDKEKSSTVVSKTHAIAILKDSDEVTSSTRGSLNMAWMLVVAVVVGFTLLACVIGVVFAFQKVWSRSRNTLNMLDGVYHTTLARSFASPPRSSPAPEPRTNGHVEDEPLYATPDEDKMTNTRNASRNYLRRAHIASYNFDESPIKFAPPMEFRNSCYSCPGSLDSSTAEDEASYIRNSYEGEYSDISSISGSNVYENKNVVHLGASEKQSAYYKSKTLNLDDLQTAQ; from the coding sequence ATGTCGCTACTGCTCTTGATCATCCTGATGTCCCCTGCTGCACAAGGTTTACACCGGGCTGAATTTCTGATCCAGCCTTACCGAGTTACTGTGAAGGAGGGTCGACCTGCAATATTTGTTTGTTCTGTAAAAGCTCGGTCACCATTCGAATCAGCGTCAGTCACTTGGTCGGATAACTACAAAACATACCAGAATTTAGATGCGTCTATCTTGATCAGCGAAGAACTGAATTCGACAGTGGTAACCTCTAACCTCCAACTACTGGACACAAACCGCCATTCTCGGAAATACTTCAAGTGCACGGTATCCATCCGTTTCGCAGATGGCGAAGATGTCTCCCTAACGTCTCCTCTGGTTGGAGTAAATGTCCAGTACTTCTTGGAGGAAACGGATATGGAGTGTAAAAGGTTCCCGGACCCTGAATCGTTCTACCgagaaaatgagagaattaCTATCGAGTGTCAAGGTCCGAATACGAATCCACCTATCACTCTTAAATGGATGTTGTGCAGCCATCTGAAATCTTCAGTTACAACCCTATTAGGGGCACAGGACTCAACTAGAAATGCCGACGAAACACTTATTAGGAATACCCTGAGAGCAAAGCCACAGCTCCATGATAGGGAAATCTGCTGCATTGCTACCAGTTCTGCCTTCGAAGGGGAACACGTCAATTGCTCTCTAGCACCTTTTAAAGTCATCCATGCCCCTCGTGTAAAAGTTACGACTGACCGAGATTCGTTGACACCTCCTATAATTTCAGAGACAAGACTGAGATGCAGAGCCAATTCCTTTCCCGAGGTCAGTGCAATGTCCTGGTCCTGTGATCCCCCTGACGCTTTCGAATCATGTGAGTCTTCCAGTCCATATCTGGATGCATCCTTGACAATGCCATATCTGGAAGGTACTGATGCAAacgtcacagtgacatgttctGCAATGAATATTGTGGGTAGCGATGAAAACACTGTTACCATTGATGTGAGTTACGTTGACTTGTCTTCTCTGAAGACTTGCCAAGAAAACGAAAAGAGTCCCAACTCTTCTTTGACTGCAAACGGAGAGGTCATTGTTAAGGAGTTAGAAGAAGTCTTGGAGAATGATAAGGAGAAAGGACAGTCCGTAAATAATGATACAATCATAAATAATCGTCTGGTCGTCGAAAGGCAATGGAGATCTACGAGTGATGTCTTCCATTGTTCATTTCAGAACAGAAATTACCACATTGTCCCCAGGGTAAGTCGGATTATATGGTTCGTCAACGGTTCTCGTGTCCAGTATCATGATCACAATGCTAAGGACCCTCTCGATTGGCAATTGGTGCTCCCTCGCAGATCAATTGAAAATACCGAAAGAGATATGCATGTAGTAGCATGCGAACTAAGAAGTCTGGAGGAAAATTACATAGCTTCCTGCATGTTCGACTATTTCACTCGAGTAAACACTGACACACCAACAATCACAACAACAACCACAACAACACCAATAACAGCACATAAAATGTTGCAGACCTCTTCTGTCACAGATGTTGAGAACATCCCCGAGAAAAGGACGCCAACTACAACTAACTTTATATTAACGAATTCTTCAATAGCGGCAGGGCATGACAAGGAAAAGTCATCCACTGTAGTTTCAAAGACACATGCAATTGCCATATTGAAAGACTCTGACGAGGTGACGAGTTCTACAAGAGGGTCTCTGAATATGGCTTGGATGCTGGTGGTAGCCGTCGTCGTAGGATTTACTCTCCTTGCCTGTGTTATTGGTGTTGTCTTCGCTTTCCAGAAGGTTTGGAGCCGATCAAGGAACACCCTGAATATGCTAGACGGTGTGTATCATACGACATTGGCCAGGTCTTTTGCATCTCCACCTCGATCCTCTCCTGCACCAGAACCTAGAACCAATGGCCACGTGGAAGACGAACCTTTGTACGCCACTCCTGATGAAGACAAGATGACCAATACTAGGAATGCTTCAAGGAATTACCTCCGACGAGCACACATCGCTTCTTATAATTTTGATGAGTCTCCCATTAAATTTGCTCCGCCGATGGAGTTCCGGAACTCATGCTACAGTTGTCCAGGAAGCTTGGACTCTTCCACCGCAGAGGACGAAGCGTCGTACATCCGCAACTCGTATGAAGGAGAGTATAGTGATATCTCGTCGATCTCGGGATCAAACGTGTACGAGAACAAGAATGTGGTCCATCTTGGAGCCTCCGAAAAACAAAGTGCTTACTACAAGTCAAAGACACTCAACCTGGATGATCTTCAGACTGCACAATAG